One stretch of Mycolicibacterium fallax DNA includes these proteins:
- a CDS encoding nitroreductase family deazaflavin-dependent oxidoreductase, with protein MRLPQRLARFNRHVTNPIQRLWAGRAPSFGILEHVGRKSGKTYRTPLTVFSTDEGVAILLTYGPDRDWLKNLVADGGALMTRHGKTFRVVDPRVVDKAAAAPHVTGAARVVFPRLPFEQAVLLRRAD; from the coding sequence ATGCGACTTCCCCAGCGACTGGCCCGGTTCAACCGGCACGTCACCAACCCCATTCAGCGGCTGTGGGCCGGGCGGGCCCCGTCGTTCGGCATCCTGGAGCACGTCGGGCGAAAGTCCGGCAAGACCTACCGCACCCCGCTGACGGTGTTCAGCACCGACGAGGGGGTGGCGATCCTGCTGACCTACGGCCCGGACCGGGACTGGCTAAAGAACCTCGTCGCCGACGGCGGCGCGCTGATGACCCGGCACGGCAAGACCTTCCGGGTGGTCGACCCGCGGGTCGTCGACAAGGCCGCGGCGGCCCCGCACGTCACCGGCGCGGCCCGCGTCGTGTTCCCGCGGCTGCCGTTCGAGCAGGCCGTGCTGCTGCGCCGGGCCGACTGA
- a CDS encoding heavy metal translocating P-type ATPase, protein MNPAASSAAIELRIGGMTCASCANRIERNLNRLDGVTATVNYATEKAKVRVPDGYDPARLIESVQNTGYSATLPEQPDAAPGAPADQDADPELAALRTRLLVSTALTVPVIALAMVPALQFTYWQWASLTLAAPVIVWGAWPFHRAAWANLRRGTATMDTLISIGTLAAFGWSLYALFLGTAGEPGMRHGFDLTLQRSDGAANIYLEVGAGVTMFILAGKYFERRAKRRAGAALRALLELGAKDVAVLRGGVERQIPIEELAVGDEFVVRPGEKIATDGEVVAGSSAIDASMLTGESVPVEVGVGDRVAGACINAGGRLVVRATRVGADTQLAQMARLVEDAQTGKAQVQRLADRISGVFVPIVIVIAVGTLIGWLVAGYPAAAAFTAAVAVLVIACPCALGLATPTALLVGTGRGAQLGVLIRGPEVLESTRRVDTVVLDKTGTVTTGRMTLVDVVAAPGTDRDELLRLAGALEDASEHPIGAAIAAAAADRVGALPAARDFANVRGRGVRGIVEDRSVVVGRESLLADAPIGPELAQAKAAAEARGQTVVVAGWDGAARGLLVVADAVKPDSADAVARLRGLGLHPVLLTGDNAAVAARVATEVGIDEVIAEVLPAEKVEVVAGLQARGKVIAMVGDGVNDAPALATADLGLAMGTGTDAAIEAADITLVRADLGSVVDAIRLSRKTLGTIKGNLFWAFAYNVAAIPLAAAGLLNPMLAGAAMALSSVFVVGNSLRLRRFR, encoded by the coding sequence ATGAACCCCGCGGCCTCCTCGGCGGCCATTGAGCTGCGGATCGGCGGCATGACCTGCGCGTCGTGCGCAAACCGCATCGAACGCAACCTGAACCGGCTCGACGGCGTCACCGCCACGGTCAACTACGCCACCGAGAAGGCCAAGGTGCGGGTGCCCGACGGCTACGACCCGGCCCGGTTGATCGAATCGGTGCAGAACACCGGGTATTCGGCCACCCTGCCCGAGCAGCCGGACGCCGCCCCGGGCGCCCCGGCCGATCAGGACGCCGACCCCGAGCTGGCCGCGCTGCGGACCCGGCTGCTCGTCAGCACCGCGCTGACCGTGCCGGTGATCGCGCTCGCGATGGTGCCCGCGCTGCAGTTCACCTACTGGCAGTGGGCGTCGCTGACGCTGGCCGCGCCGGTCATCGTGTGGGGCGCCTGGCCGTTCCACCGGGCGGCCTGGGCGAACCTGCGCCGCGGCACCGCCACCATGGACACGCTGATCTCGATCGGGACGCTCGCCGCGTTCGGCTGGTCGCTCTACGCGCTGTTCCTCGGCACCGCCGGCGAGCCCGGGATGCGGCACGGTTTTGACCTGACCCTGCAGCGCTCCGACGGCGCGGCCAACATCTACCTGGAGGTCGGCGCCGGGGTCACCATGTTCATCCTGGCCGGCAAGTACTTCGAGCGGCGGGCCAAACGCCGGGCCGGCGCGGCACTGCGCGCGCTGCTGGAGCTCGGCGCCAAGGACGTCGCGGTGCTCCGCGGCGGCGTCGAGCGGCAGATCCCGATCGAGGAGCTGGCCGTCGGCGACGAGTTCGTGGTGCGGCCGGGGGAGAAGATCGCCACCGACGGCGAGGTCGTCGCGGGCAGCTCGGCCATCGACGCGTCCATGCTGACCGGCGAATCGGTACCCGTCGAGGTCGGGGTGGGCGACCGGGTCGCCGGGGCCTGCATCAATGCCGGTGGCCGGCTGGTGGTGCGGGCCACTCGGGTCGGCGCCGACACCCAGCTGGCCCAGATGGCCCGGCTGGTCGAGGACGCCCAGACCGGCAAGGCCCAGGTCCAGCGGCTGGCCGACCGGATCTCCGGGGTGTTCGTCCCGATCGTCATCGTCATCGCCGTCGGCACCCTGATCGGCTGGCTGGTCGCCGGCTACCCGGCGGCCGCGGCGTTCACCGCCGCCGTCGCGGTGCTGGTGATCGCCTGCCCGTGCGCGCTGGGACTGGCCACGCCGACCGCGCTGCTGGTCGGCACCGGTCGCGGCGCCCAACTCGGCGTGCTGATCCGGGGCCCGGAGGTGCTCGAATCCACCCGCCGGGTCGACACCGTGGTGCTGGACAAGACCGGCACCGTCACCACCGGGCGGATGACGCTGGTCGACGTCGTCGCCGCACCCGGCACCGACCGCGACGAGCTGCTGCGGCTGGCCGGTGCGCTGGAGGACGCCTCCGAGCATCCGATCGGGGCGGCCATCGCGGCCGCCGCCGCGGACCGGGTCGGCGCGCTGCCGGCGGCGCGGGACTTCGCCAACGTGCGGGGCCGGGGCGTGCGCGGGATCGTCGAGGACCGCTCGGTGGTCGTCGGCCGCGAGTCGCTGCTGGCCGATGCGCCGATCGGCCCGGAGTTGGCCCAGGCGAAGGCCGCGGCCGAGGCCCGGGGTCAGACCGTCGTGGTGGCCGGCTGGGACGGCGCCGCCCGCGGCCTGCTGGTGGTCGCCGACGCCGTCAAACCCGACAGCGCCGACGCCGTCGCCCGGCTGCGCGGGCTCGGCCTGCACCCGGTGCTGCTGACCGGCGACAACGCCGCGGTGGCCGCCCGGGTGGCCACCGAGGTTGGCATCGACGAGGTGATCGCCGAGGTGCTGCCCGCCGAGAAGGTCGAGGTGGTGGCCGGGTTGCAGGCCCGCGGCAAGGTCATCGCGATGGTCGGCGACGGGGTCAACGACGCCCCCGCGCTGGCCACCGCCGACCTGGGCCTGGCGATGGGCACCGGCACCGACGCCGCCATCGAGGCCGCCGACATCACCCTGGTGCGCGCCGACCTGGGCAGCGTGGTCGATGCCATCCGGCTGTCCCGCAAGACGCTGGGCACCATCAAGGGCAACCTGTTCTGGGCGTTCGCCTACAACGTGGCGGCCATCCCGCTGGCCGCGGCGGGGCTGCTCAACCCGATGCTCGCCGGCGCCGCGATGGCGCTGTCCAGCGTGTTCGTCGTCGGCAACAGCCTGCGGCTGCGCCGGTTCCGCTGA
- a CDS encoding heavy-metal-associated domain-containing protein, whose amino-acid sequence MASSEYQVSGMSCGHCEKAVRDEVGGLPGVANIEVSAQTGRLVVTADAVDDAAVLAAVAEAGYSAVRLP is encoded by the coding sequence ATGGCCAGCAGCGAATACCAGGTCAGCGGAATGTCCTGCGGGCACTGCGAGAAGGCGGTGCGCGACGAGGTCGGCGGCCTGCCCGGCGTGGCGAACATCGAGGTCAGCGCGCAGACCGGGCGCCTGGTCGTCACCGCCGACGCCGTCGACGACGCCGCGGTGCTGGCCGCGGTGGCCGAGGCCGGGTACTCGGCCGTCCGGTTGCCATGA
- the hemB gene encoding porphobilinogen synthase, which translates to MYPRHRPRRLRGTAAMRRLVAETSLEPRQLVLPMFVADGIDEPRPIASMPGVVQHTRDSLRAAAESAVAAGVGGLMLFGVPREQDKDGCGSVGTDADGILNVALADLAADLGEATVLMADTCLDEFTDHGHCGVLDARGRVDNDATNDRYVALALAQAAAGAQVVAPSGMMDGQVAAIRAGLDDAGHADVAILAYAAKYASAFYGPFREAVGSSLTGDRRTYQQDSANIRESLREIELDLAEGADLVMVKPALAYLDVLRAAAEVSTVPVAAYQVSGEYAMIAAAAANGWLDGRAAALESLLCIRRAGADIVLSYWAAEAAGWLGG; encoded by the coding sequence ATGTATCCCCGGCACCGGCCCCGCCGGCTGCGCGGCACGGCCGCGATGCGCCGGCTGGTCGCCGAGACCTCGCTGGAACCGCGGCAGCTGGTGCTGCCGATGTTCGTCGCCGACGGCATCGACGAGCCGCGGCCGATCGCCTCGATGCCCGGCGTCGTCCAGCACACCCGGGACTCGCTGCGGGCGGCCGCCGAATCGGCGGTCGCCGCCGGGGTCGGCGGGCTGATGCTGTTCGGGGTGCCGCGCGAACAGGACAAGGACGGCTGCGGCTCGGTGGGCACCGACGCCGACGGCATCCTCAACGTCGCGCTGGCGGATCTGGCCGCCGACCTGGGTGAGGCCACCGTGCTGATGGCCGACACCTGCCTCGACGAATTCACCGACCACGGCCACTGCGGGGTGCTCGACGCCCGGGGCCGGGTCGACAACGACGCCACCAATGACCGCTACGTGGCGCTGGCGCTGGCCCAGGCCGCGGCCGGCGCGCAGGTGGTGGCGCCCAGCGGCATGATGGACGGCCAGGTCGCCGCCATCCGTGCCGGCCTGGACGACGCCGGGCACGCCGACGTGGCGATCCTGGCCTACGCCGCGAAGTACGCCTCGGCGTTCTACGGGCCGTTCCGGGAGGCGGTCGGGTCCAGCCTGACCGGGGACCGTCGTACCTATCAGCAGGACAGCGCCAACATCCGGGAGTCGCTGCGCGAGATCGAGCTGGACCTCGCCGAGGGCGCCGACCTGGTGATGGTCAAGCCCGCGCTGGCCTACCTGGACGTGCTGCGCGCGGCCGCCGAGGTGTCGACGGTGCCGGTCGCGGCCTACCAGGTCTCCGGCGAGTACGCGATGATCGCGGCGGCGGCGGCCAACGGCTGGCTGGACGGCCGGGCGGCGGCGTTGGAGTCGCTGCTGTGCATCCGCCGGGCCGGCGCCGATATTGTGCTGAGCTATTGGGCCGCCGAGGCGGCCGGCTGGCTGGGCGGCTGA
- a CDS encoding bifunctional uroporphyrinogen-III C-methyltransferase/uroporphyrinogen-III synthase — MTTRVRKAKPGLITFVGSGPGDPGLLTMRAKAVLGHAALVFTDPDVPESVLRLVGAELPPAVGPARAPEGDEKATAAANPAVLSGDADVRPALGDPAEVAKTMVAEARRGHDVVRLVFGDPLSLDPVLAEVNAVAKTQVGFEIVPGLPATTAVPTYGGLPLGSSHTVADVRGDVDWAALAAAPGPLILQAGPEHLADAARTLIEYGLAENTACVVTAQGTTCQQRSVETTLGGLTDRAALGGTDPAGPLTGPLVVTIGRTVSHRARLNWWESRALYGWTVLVPRTKDQAGEMSDRLVCHGAVPMEVPTIAVEPPRSPAQMERAVKGLVDGRYQWVVFTSTNAVRAVWEKFAEFGLDARAFSGVKIACVGEATAERVRAFGISPELVPAGEQSSLGLLDEFPPYDDIFDPVNRVLLPRADIATETLAEGLRERGWEIEDVTAYRTVRAAPPPAQTREMIKTGGFDAVCFTSSSTVRNLVGIAGKPHARTIVACIGPKTAETAAEFGLRVDVQPETAAIGPLVDALAEHAARLRAEGALPPPRKKSRRR, encoded by the coding sequence ATGACCACGCGAGTGCGTAAGGCCAAGCCGGGCCTCATCACGTTCGTGGGCTCGGGGCCCGGTGATCCGGGGCTGCTGACGATGCGGGCGAAGGCGGTGTTGGGTCACGCGGCGCTGGTATTCACCGACCCCGACGTGCCCGAGTCCGTGCTGCGCCTGGTCGGCGCCGAACTGCCGCCGGCCGTCGGGCCCGCGCGCGCCCCCGAGGGTGACGAGAAGGCCACCGCCGCGGCGAACCCGGCCGTGCTGTCCGGTGACGCCGACGTGCGCCCGGCCCTCGGCGATCCGGCCGAGGTGGCCAAGACGATGGTGGCCGAGGCTCGCCGCGGTCACGACGTGGTGCGCCTGGTCTTCGGTGACCCGCTGTCGCTGGACCCGGTGCTCGCCGAGGTCAACGCCGTCGCCAAGACTCAGGTCGGCTTCGAGATCGTGCCCGGGCTGCCGGCGACCACCGCGGTGCCCACCTACGGCGGCCTGCCGCTGGGCTCCTCGCACACCGTCGCCGACGTCCGCGGCGACGTGGACTGGGCGGCGCTGGCCGCCGCGCCCGGCCCGCTGATCCTGCAGGCCGGCCCCGAGCACCTCGCCGACGCCGCCCGCACCCTGATCGAGTACGGCCTGGCCGAGAACACCGCCTGCGTGGTGACCGCGCAGGGCACCACCTGCCAGCAGCGTTCGGTGGAGACCACCCTCGGTGGCCTGACCGACCGGGCCGCCCTCGGCGGCACCGACCCGGCCGGCCCGCTGACCGGCCCGCTGGTGGTGACCATCGGCCGCACGGTGTCGCACCGGGCGCGGCTGAACTGGTGGGAGAGCCGCGCCCTGTACGGCTGGACCGTGCTGGTGCCGCGCACCAAGGACCAGGCCGGCGAGATGAGCGACCGGCTGGTCTGCCACGGCGCGGTGCCGATGGAGGTGCCGACCATCGCCGTCGAGCCGCCGCGCAGCCCCGCCCAGATGGAGCGCGCGGTCAAGGGCCTGGTCGACGGCCGCTACCAGTGGGTGGTGTTCACCTCGACCAACGCCGTGCGCGCGGTGTGGGAGAAGTTCGCCGAGTTCGGCCTGGACGCCCGGGCGTTCTCCGGGGTCAAGATCGCCTGCGTGGGCGAGGCGACCGCCGAGCGGGTGCGGGCCTTCGGCATCAGCCCCGAGCTGGTGCCCGCCGGTGAGCAGTCCTCGCTGGGGCTGCTCGACGAGTTCCCGCCCTACGACGACATCTTCGACCCGGTGAACCGGGTGCTGCTGCCGCGCGCCGACATCGCCACCGAGACGCTGGCCGAGGGGCTGCGGGAACGCGGCTGGGAGATCGAGGACGTCACCGCCTACCGGACCGTGCGGGCGGCGCCGCCGCCGGCGCAGACCCGGGAGATGATCAAGACCGGCGGGTTCGACGCCGTGTGCTTCACCTCCAGCTCGACGGTGCGCAACCTGGTCGGCATCGCCGGCAAGCCGCACGCGCGCACCATCGTCGCCTGCATCGGCCCGAAGACGGCCGAGACGGCCGCCGAGTTCGGGCTGCGGGTCGACGTGCAACCGGAGACCGCCGCGATCGGGCCGCTGGTCGACGCGCTGGCCGAGCACGCCGCCCGGCTGCGCGCCGAGGGCGCACTGCCCCCGCCGCGCAAGAAGAGCCGGCGCCGGTAA
- the hemC gene encoding hydroxymethylbilane synthase: protein MSTARFTGDNPVRVGTRGSQLATTQAGTIRDAIIALGYPAELVIISTKGDRSGAPIAELGVGVFTAELREAIADDRVDIAVHSYKDLPTAVDPRLAVPATPARVDPRDALVARDGLVLGELPVGSLLGTSSVRRAAQLRALGLGLEIRPLRGNLDTRLNRVSSGELDAIVVARAGLTRIGRVDAITETLEPVQMLPAPAQGALALECRAGDTELIELLAKLNDADTHAAVTAERILLAELEAGCSAPVGAIAEVVESIDEDGNVFEELSLRACVAAVDGSDVIRASGIGSPERAAELGRSVAAELFELGARELMAASR from the coding sequence TTGAGCACTGCACGATTCACCGGGGACAACCCGGTCCGGGTGGGTACCCGCGGAAGTCAGCTGGCCACCACCCAGGCCGGCACCATCCGGGACGCGATCATCGCCCTGGGGTATCCCGCCGAGCTGGTCATCATCTCCACCAAGGGCGACCGCTCCGGCGCGCCGATCGCCGAACTCGGCGTCGGGGTGTTCACCGCGGAGCTGCGCGAGGCGATCGCCGACGACCGCGTCGACATCGCCGTGCACTCCTACAAGGACCTGCCGACGGCCGTCGACCCGCGGCTGGCGGTCCCCGCCACCCCGGCCCGGGTGGACCCGCGCGATGCCCTGGTGGCCCGCGACGGGCTGGTGCTGGGGGAGTTGCCGGTCGGCTCGCTGCTGGGCACCTCGTCGGTGCGCCGGGCCGCGCAGCTTAGAGCACTGGGTCTCGGTTTGGAAATCCGCCCCCTACGAGGCAACCTAGATACCAGGTTGAACAGGGTAAGCAGCGGCGAACTCGACGCCATCGTGGTTGCCCGAGCGGGGCTCACCCGCATCGGGCGGGTGGATGCGATCACCGAGACGCTGGAGCCGGTACAGATGCTGCCGGCCCCGGCTCAGGGGGCGCTCGCGCTCGAATGCCGTGCCGGTGACACCGAGCTGATCGAACTGTTGGCGAAGTTGAACGACGCCGACACGCACGCAGCCGTCACCGCGGAGCGAATCCTGCTCGCCGAACTGGAGGCGGGCTGTTCCGCACCGGTCGGGGCGATCGCCGAGGTGGTCGAGTCGATCGATGAGGACGGCAACGTTTTCGAGGAACTGTCGCTGCGCGCGTGCGTGGCGGCGGTCGACGGATCCGACGTGATCCGCGCGTCCGGCATCGGGTCTCCCGAACGGGCCGCCGAACTGGGACGTTCGGTGGCTGCGGAGCTCTTCGAGCTGGGTGCGCGTGAACTGATGGCCGCCTCGCGCTAG
- a CDS encoding glutamyl-tRNA reductase has product MSVLLFGVSHRSAPVSVLEQLSTDEADQAKIIDQLLQSALVTEAMVLATCNRVEVYAVVDAFHGGLSVIGQVLAERSGMSLGDLTKYAYVRYAEAAVEHLFSVSAGLDSAVIGEQQVLGQVRRAYAAAEANRTVGRTLHELSQRALSVGKRVHTETGIDAAGASVVSVALGMAEAPLSGLAGRTAVIVGAGSMGALSGAHLARAGIGRAYVVNRSMPRARRLAENLCEQGVLATAVSLDDVAGALVGADVVISSTGAVRPVVSLADVHHALAQRSAAEQDRPLVICDLGMPRDVDPAVSGLPGVVVVDMDRIQREPAARAAAGDADAARTIVATEVATYLARQRMAEVTPTVTALRQRAADVIEAELLRLDNRLPELDSTHRHEVAKTVKRVVDKLLHAPTVRVKQLAGAPGGDSYAEALRELFELDPTAVDAVATAGELPAVDALGEGTAFDPSTAFGAGSAFGESTE; this is encoded by the coding sequence GTGAGTGTGCTGCTGTTCGGCGTTTCACATCGCAGCGCACCGGTGTCGGTGCTCGAACAGCTCTCCACCGACGAGGCCGACCAGGCCAAGATCATCGATCAGCTGCTGCAGTCCGCCCTGGTCACCGAGGCGATGGTGCTGGCGACCTGCAACCGGGTCGAGGTCTACGCGGTGGTCGACGCCTTCCACGGCGGCCTGTCGGTGATCGGCCAGGTACTCGCCGAACGGTCCGGCATGTCGCTGGGGGACCTGACCAAATACGCCTACGTGCGCTACGCCGAGGCGGCCGTCGAGCACCTGTTCTCGGTGTCCGCGGGCCTGGATTCGGCGGTGATCGGCGAACAGCAGGTGCTCGGCCAGGTGCGGCGCGCCTACGCCGCCGCCGAGGCCAACCGAACCGTCGGGCGCACCCTGCACGAGCTGTCCCAGCGGGCACTGTCGGTCGGCAAGCGGGTGCACACCGAGACCGGCATCGACGCCGCCGGCGCCTCGGTGGTGTCGGTCGCGCTCGGCATGGCCGAGGCGCCGCTGAGCGGCCTGGCCGGGCGGACCGCCGTCATCGTCGGGGCCGGATCGATGGGCGCTCTCAGCGGCGCGCACCTGGCCCGGGCCGGCATCGGCCGGGCCTACGTGGTCAACCGGTCCATGCCGCGGGCCCGTCGGCTCGCGGAGAACCTGTGCGAGCAGGGCGTGCTGGCGACCGCGGTATCGCTCGACGACGTCGCGGGCGCGCTGGTCGGTGCCGACGTGGTGATCTCCAGCACCGGTGCGGTCCGGCCGGTGGTGTCGCTGGCCGACGTGCACCACGCGCTGGCCCAGCGTTCGGCGGCCGAGCAGGACCGCCCGCTGGTGATCTGCGATCTGGGTATGCCCCGCGACGTCGATCCGGCGGTCAGCGGGCTGCCCGGGGTCGTCGTCGTCGACATGGACCGCATTCAGCGTGAGCCGGCCGCCCGGGCGGCCGCCGGGGACGCCGACGCGGCCCGCACCATCGTCGCCACCGAGGTCGCCACCTACCTGGCCCGGCAGCGGATGGCCGAGGTCACCCCGACCGTCACCGCGCTGCGCCAGCGCGCCGCCGACGTCATCGAGGCCGAGTTGCTGCGGCTGGACAACCGGCTGCCGGAGCTGGACTCCACCCACCGCCATGAGGTCGCCAAGACCGTCAAGCGAGTGGTGGACAAGCTGCTGCACGCCCCGACCGTGCGGGTCAAGCAGCTGGCCGGCGCGCCCGGCGGCGACAGCTACGCCGAGGCGCTGCGCGAGCTGTTCGAGCTCGACCCCACCGCCGTCGACGCCGTCGCCACCGCCGGTGAGCTGCCCGCCGTCGACGCGCTCGGCGAGGGCACCGCTTTTGATCCGAGCACCGCGTTCGGCGCGGGCTCCGCGTTCGGCGAGAGCACCGAGTAG
- a CDS encoding glutaredoxin family protein, whose amino-acid sequence MEPARIELLSRAGCTLCTRLAGRLTELAGELGFGLVVTDVDDEAAAGRPALRAEYGDRLPVVLLDDVEHSYWDLDEPRLRADLAARRGPDQPG is encoded by the coding sequence ATGGAACCCGCGCGGATCGAACTGTTGAGCCGGGCCGGCTGCACCCTGTGCACCCGGCTGGCCGGACGACTGACCGAACTGGCCGGTGAGCTGGGCTTCGGGCTGGTCGTCACCGATGTCGACGACGAAGCCGCCGCCGGGCGTCCGGCGCTGCGGGCCGAATACGGCGATCGGCTGCCGGTGGTGCTGCTCGATGACGTCGAGCACAGCTACTGGGATCTCGACGAGCCGCGACTGCGCGCCGACCTGGCCGCCCGCCGCGGACCCGACCAGCCCGGCTGA
- a CDS encoding HAD family hydrolase, whose product MTDDTFSAGAGEASAERAVADLDAAAEAAQAEAAQAEAAPAEGEPAERPAPPADLTAAAFFDVDNTLVQGSSLVHFARGLAARDYFTYLDVAKFVYAQAKFQLTGRENSEDVAEGRRKALSFIEGRPTAELSALGEEIYDEILADKIWPGTRDLAQMHLDAGQQVWLVTATPYELAETIAKRLGLTGALGTVAESVDGVFTGRLVGEILHGPGKAHAVRALAIREGLNLRRCTAYSDSYNDVPMLTLVGTAVAINPDGDLREVARERGWEIRDFRTARKAARIGVPSALALGAAGGALAALASRRHDKG is encoded by the coding sequence ATGACCGACGACACCTTTTCGGCTGGCGCCGGCGAGGCGAGCGCCGAGCGCGCCGTCGCGGACCTGGACGCCGCCGCCGAGGCGGCGCAGGCCGAGGCGGCGCAGGCCGAGGCAGCGCCCGCCGAGGGAGAACCCGCCGAGCGGCCGGCCCCGCCGGCCGACCTGACCGCGGCCGCCTTCTTCGACGTCGACAACACGCTGGTGCAGGGCTCGTCGCTGGTGCACTTCGCCCGCGGGCTGGCGGCCCGCGATTACTTCACCTATCTCGACGTCGCGAAGTTCGTCTACGCCCAGGCCAAGTTCCAGCTGACCGGCCGGGAGAACAGCGAGGATGTCGCCGAGGGCCGACGCAAGGCGCTGTCCTTCATCGAGGGTCGGCCGACCGCCGAGCTCAGCGCGCTGGGCGAGGAGATCTACGACGAGATCCTGGCGGACAAGATCTGGCCGGGCACCCGGGATCTGGCGCAGATGCACCTGGACGCCGGCCAGCAGGTCTGGCTGGTCACCGCTACCCCCTACGAGCTGGCCGAGACGATCGCCAAGCGGCTGGGGCTGACCGGCGCGCTGGGCACCGTCGCCGAATCCGTCGACGGGGTGTTCACCGGCCGACTGGTCGGCGAGATCCTGCACGGCCCCGGCAAGGCGCACGCGGTGCGCGCGCTGGCCATCCGGGAGGGGCTGAACCTGCGGCGCTGCACGGCCTACTCCGACAGCTACAACGACGTGCCGATGCTCACCCTGGTCGGCACCGCGGTGGCGATCAATCCGGACGGGGACCTGCGCGAGGTGGCCCGCGAGCGGGGCTGGGAGATCCGCGATTTCCGCACCGCGCGCAAGGCCGCCCGGATCGGGGTGCCCTCGGCGCTGGCCCTGGGCGCGGCAGGCGGCGCACTCGCGGCGCTGGCCTCCCGCCGTCACGACAAGGGCTGA
- a CDS encoding FAS1-like dehydratase domain-containing protein: protein MTIAEEIIGSHYRYPDYFEVGRQKIGEFARAVKDEHPAHRSYEASAELGYDTVIAPLTFVAVAGRQVQLEMFKQFDVGINLARIIHRDQKLEFHRPLKTGDKLYFDSYLDSMIESHGTVIVELRAEVSDEAGQPVITSIVTMIGEAASDSEADEQVAAIAARLGL from the coding sequence ATGACCATCGCCGAGGAGATCATCGGTTCGCACTACCGCTACCCCGATTACTTCGAGGTCGGCAGGCAGAAGATCGGCGAGTTCGCCCGGGCGGTCAAGGACGAGCATCCCGCGCACCGCAGCTACGAGGCGTCCGCCGAGCTGGGCTACGACACCGTCATCGCGCCGCTGACCTTCGTCGCGGTGGCCGGCCGGCAGGTCCAGCTGGAGATGTTCAAGCAGTTCGATGTCGGCATCAACCTGGCCCGGATCATCCACCGCGACCAGAAGCTGGAGTTTCACCGCCCGCTCAAGACCGGCGACAAGCTGTACTTCGACTCCTACCTGGACTCGATGATCGAGTCGCACGGCACCGTCATCGTCGAGCTGCGCGCCGAGGTCAGCGACGAGGCGGGCCAGCCGGTCATCACCAGCATCGTCACCATGATCGGTGAGGCCGCCAGCGACAGCGAGGCCGACGAGCAGGTCGCGGCCATCGCCGCCCGGCTCGGTCTGTAG
- a CDS encoding lysophospholipid acyltransferase family protein, with the protein MATNSEANVIPLHGNSNRTAAALRRGAQRAEAARRHPSLLSNPDQRATAEEMAAVVLEIDAQRSAGEPGPNELAARISAVSEFLRKRLTGDYVVDGFGFDRHLNDAVLLPMMRVLFNNWFRVEVSGIENLPVSGAGLVVANHAGVLPLDGLMASVAVHDHHPSGRDLRLLAADLVFDTPMLGQLARKAGHTMACAADAHRLLAGGELTAVFPEGYKGLGKHFRDRYKLQRFGRGGFVAAALRTGAPIIPCSIVGSEEIYPMVADLKLLARLLGLPYFPVTPLFPLAGPAGLIPLPSKWHIAFGTPIETAGYDDTAADDPMVTFELTDQVRETIQQTLYQLLSNRRNTFLG; encoded by the coding sequence GTGGCGACTAATTCTGAAGCGAATGTTATTCCGCTGCATGGTAATTCGAACAGGACGGCGGCGGCGCTCCGGCGCGGTGCGCAGCGCGCGGAGGCAGCGCGCCGACATCCGTCGCTGCTCTCCAATCCCGATCAACGCGCCACCGCCGAGGAGATGGCCGCGGTGGTGCTGGAGATCGACGCGCAGCGGTCGGCGGGCGAACCCGGCCCCAACGAGTTGGCCGCGCGGATCAGCGCGGTGTCGGAGTTCCTGCGCAAGCGGCTGACCGGTGACTACGTCGTCGACGGCTTCGGCTTCGACCGGCATCTGAACGACGCCGTGCTGCTGCCGATGATGCGGGTGCTGTTCAACAACTGGTTCCGGGTCGAGGTCAGCGGGATCGAGAACCTGCCGGTCAGCGGCGCCGGGCTGGTGGTGGCCAACCACGCCGGGGTGCTGCCGCTGGACGGCCTGATGGCCTCGGTCGCGGTGCACGATCACCATCCCAGCGGGCGGGACCTGCGACTGCTGGCAGCGGATCTGGTGTTCGACACCCCAATGCTGGGGCAGTTGGCCCGCAAGGCCGGGCACACCATGGCCTGCGCCGCCGACGCGCACCGGCTGCTGGCCGGTGGCGAGCTGACCGCGGTCTTCCCCGAGGGCTACAAGGGCCTGGGCAAGCACTTCCGGGATCGCTACAAGCTGCAGCGGTTCGGCCGCGGCGGGTTCGTCGCGGCGGCGCTGCGGACCGGAGCCCCGATCATCCCGTGCTCGATCGTCGGCTCCGAGGAGATCTACCCGATGGTGGCCGACCTGAAGCTGCTGGCGCGGCTGTTGGGGCTGCCGTATTTCCCGGTCACGCCGCTGTTCCCGCTGGCCGGACCGGCCGGATTGATCCCGCTGCCGTCGAAGTGGCACATCGCCTTCGGCACCCCGATCGAAACGGCCGGCTACGACGACACCGCGGCCGATGACCCGATGGTCACCTTCGAGCTCACCGACCAGGTCCGCGAGACCATCCAGCAGACGCTCTACCAGCTGCTGAGCAACCGCCGGAACACCTTCCTGGGCTGA